A single genomic interval of Paracoccus contaminans harbors:
- a CDS encoding DUF2842 domain-containing protein, translated as MDRKTRKRWSLILLVVWLPAYLVLAWWLLAWVGDLYGGRPPGWLELPLYVVLAFAWAVPFRRVFSGTGRGE; from the coding sequence ATGGACCGGAAAACCCGCAAGCGCTGGTCGCTGATCCTGCTGGTGGTATGGCTGCCGGCTTATCTGGTCCTTGCCTGGTGGCTGCTGGCCTGGGTGGGGGATCTGTATGGCGGCCGCCCCCCCGGCTGGCTTGAGCTGCCGCTCTATGTCGTGCTGGCCTTTGCATGGGCCGTTCCGTTCCGCCGGGTGTTCAGCGGCACCGGGCGCGGCGAATGA
- a CDS encoding DUF6324 family protein yields MGINSESDVSANLQIGPTDQGMVRIYVEGEGIDLPLDFEPDEAAEIAEELMAAAEAARGMGRGQGERGGKPGKGGRR; encoded by the coding sequence ATGGGGATCAACAGCGAAAGCGACGTTTCCGCCAATCTTCAGATCGGCCCGACCGACCAGGGGATGGTGCGCATCTATGTCGAGGGCGAGGGCATCGACCTGCCGCTGGATTTCGAGCCCGACGAGGCCGCCGAGATCGCCGAAGAGCTGATGGCCGCTGCCGAAGCCGCGCGCGGCATGGGCAGGGGACAGGGAGAGCGGGGCGGCAAGCCCGGCAAGGGCGGCAGGCGCTAG
- a CDS encoding DUF481 domain-containing protein translates to MKKLALLTSASALAVLLGAPAFAQEEFAVGGGVIGANNINQRITDIRDDVQDDFDRSNDSRRFGPADRKTGLAGSVAMSYTGRTGNSENQDFSLAGSLSHSVGQFQQSVGIVLEYGEDNDGDTNTEKTSVIYDANYYFNDKFYAFALGRLATDGMAGDIDGLADDETFADLDGGLKRDAFFGVGPGYRIINNDTTAWRMQAGVGIRYTKQFVVDATDAVDPLMGSGHWDSNTGTGYIVSSRFYHKFNDQFFLTNYTDWLSSEDSPDTATNELGLNFKMSDAFATRVSYKTEYVEDRDKRTDNTLGVSLVYGF, encoded by the coding sequence ATGAAGAAACTTGCTCTCCTGACCAGCGCATCGGCCCTGGCCGTTCTGCTGGGCGCGCCTGCCTTCGCGCAGGAAGAATTCGCTGTTGGCGGCGGTGTCATCGGGGCCAACAATATCAACCAGCGCATCACGGACATCCGTGACGACGTTCAGGACGACTTCGACCGCTCGAACGATTCGCGCCGCTTCGGCCCGGCCGACCGCAAGACCGGCCTCGCAGGTTCGGTGGCGATGAGCTATACCGGCCGCACCGGCAACTCGGAAAACCAGGACTTCTCGCTCGCGGGCAGCCTGAGCCACAGCGTCGGTCAGTTCCAGCAGTCCGTCGGCATCGTGCTTGAATACGGTGAAGACAACGATGGCGACACCAACACCGAAAAGACCTCGGTGATCTATGACGCCAACTACTACTTCAACGACAAGTTCTATGCCTTCGCGCTGGGTCGTCTGGCGACCGACGGGATGGCTGGCGACATCGACGGCCTGGCCGACGATGAAACCTTCGCCGACCTGGACGGCGGGCTGAAGCGCGACGCGTTCTTCGGCGTTGGTCCGGGCTATCGGATCATCAACAACGACACCACTGCATGGCGCATGCAGGCGGGTGTGGGCATCCGCTACACCAAGCAGTTCGTTGTCGATGCGACCGATGCCGTTGACCCGCTGATGGGTTCGGGCCACTGGGATTCGAACACCGGAACCGGCTACATCGTGTCGTCGCGCTTCTACCACAAGTTCAACGACCAGTTCTTCCTGACCAACTACACCGACTGGCTGTCGTCGGAAGATTCGCCCGACACCGCCACCAACGAACTGGGCCTGAACTTCAAGATGTCCGACGCCTTTGCGACCCGCGTGTCGTACAAGACCGAGTATGTCGAAGATCGTGACAAGCGCACCGACAACACGCTGGGCGTTTCGCTCGTCTACGGGTTCTGA
- a CDS encoding ABC transporter ATP-binding protein — MLDDAAAPVGAAPLVSIDGLRVSFQTREGRVAGVNEISFDIRPGECVCVVGESGSGKSVTSLSLMRLVEYGGGQIERGAMLFDRGDGRPVDLARQSDATMRDVRGNRIGMIFQEPMTSLNPVFTIGDQLAESLIVHRGMTRAQARARALALLREVRIPEPERRLDQYPHELSGGMRQRVVIAMAMACEPRLLICDEPTTALDVTIQAEILALINRLKREKRMAVLFITHDMAVVAQMADRVVVMLRGDKVEEGPVEQIFESPREDYTKALLAAVPRLGEMEGTDAPVPLRLMRGASAAEPRPIVVEDPQPLLEVRDLCTRFAVKGGLLRRTVAQVHAVEDVSFTLNGGETLSLVGESGCGKSTCGRSILRLVEPTSGSVRLGGTDVLALSSGQLRRARQDMQMIFQDPFASLDPQMRLFDQIEEPMLNYGIGSRTERADRIAALFDRVELPRSFMRRYPHEMSGGQRQRIAIARALALRPRLIIADEAVSALDVSVQAQVLNLLMELQQDMGISMLFISHDMAVVERVSHHVAVMYLGRIVEIGTRRQVFENPQHSYTRQLMAAVPVADPRQKKISEDLNFKPIPSPIHPLGYQPPRSTYREVAPGHRVMVEPVTHG, encoded by the coding sequence ATGCTCGACGATGCCGCCGCCCCTGTCGGGGCCGCCCCCCTTGTTTCCATAGACGGGCTGCGAGTCAGCTTTCAGACGCGCGAGGGCCGCGTTGCCGGCGTGAACGAGATCAGCTTTGACATCCGCCCTGGCGAATGTGTCTGCGTGGTGGGCGAATCCGGGTCGGGCAAATCGGTCACGTCGCTGTCGCTGATGCGCCTTGTCGAATACGGCGGCGGGCAGATCGAACGGGGCGCGATGCTGTTCGACCGCGGCGACGGCCGCCCCGTCGATCTGGCGCGGCAAAGCGACGCCACGATGCGGGACGTGCGCGGCAACCGCATCGGCATGATCTTCCAGGAGCCGATGACCTCGCTGAACCCGGTGTTCACGATCGGCGACCAGCTGGCCGAATCGCTGATCGTGCATCGCGGCATGACCCGCGCGCAGGCGCGTGCCCGCGCGCTGGCGCTTTTGCGCGAGGTGCGCATCCCCGAGCCCGAACGCCGGCTCGACCAGTATCCGCACGAGCTGTCGGGCGGCATGCGCCAGCGCGTGGTCATCGCCATGGCCATGGCCTGCGAGCCGCGCCTGCTGATCTGCGACGAGCCGACGACCGCGCTGGATGTGACCATCCAGGCCGAGATCCTCGCCCTCATCAACCGCCTCAAGCGCGAAAAGCGGATGGCGGTGCTGTTCATCACCCATGACATGGCGGTGGTGGCGCAGATGGCCGACCGCGTGGTGGTGATGCTGCGCGGCGACAAGGTCGAGGAGGGCCCGGTCGAGCAGATCTTCGAATCCCCGCGCGAGGATTACACCAAGGCCTTGCTGGCCGCCGTGCCGCGCCTGGGCGAGATGGAGGGCACCGACGCGCCTGTCCCGCTGCGCCTGATGCGGGGCGCCAGCGCGGCCGAGCCGCGCCCCATCGTGGTCGAAGACCCCCAGCCCCTGCTCGAGGTGCGCGATCTGTGCACCCGCTTTGCTGTCAAGGGCGGGCTGCTGCGCCGGACGGTCGCGCAGGTCCATGCGGTCGAGGATGTCTCGTTCACCCTGAACGGGGGCGAGACGCTCAGCCTCGTGGGCGAATCAGGCTGCGGCAAATCGACCTGCGGCCGGTCGATCCTGCGGCTGGTCGAGCCGACCTCGGGATCGGTGCGGCTGGGCGGCACCGACGTTCTGGCGCTGTCCTCCGGGCAGTTGCGCCGGGCGCGGCAGGACATGCAGATGATCTTTCAGGATCCCTTCGCCAGTCTCGACCCCCAGATGCGCCTGTTCGACCAGATCGAGGAGCCGATGCTGAACTATGGCATCGGATCGCGCACCGAACGGGCGGACCGCATCGCGGCGCTGTTCGACCGGGTGGAACTGCCGCGCAGCTTCATGCGCCGCTATCCGCACGAGATGTCGGGCGGCCAGCGCCAGCGCATCGCCATCGCCCGCGCCCTGGCGCTGCGCCCGCGTCTGATCATCGCCGACGAGGCGGTGTCGGCGCTGGATGTGTCGGTGCAGGCGCAGGTGCTGAACCTGCTGATGGAATTGCAGCAGGACATGGGCATTTCCATGCTGTTCATCAGCCATGACATGGCCGTCGTCGAACGGGTCAGCCATCATGTCGCGGTCATGTATCTGGGCCGCATCGTGGAAATCGGCACCCGCCGGCAGGTGTTCGAAAACCCCCAGCACAGCTATACCCGCCAGCTGATGGCCGCCGTCCCGGTTGCCGACCCCCGGCAGAAGAAGATCAGCGAGGATCTGAACTTCAAGCCGATCCCCTCGCCCATCCATCCGCTGGGCTACCAGCCGCCGCGTTCGACCTATCGCGAGGTCGCGCCGGGGCACCGGGTCATGGTCGAGCCGGTCACGCACGGCTAG
- a CDS encoding adenylosuccinate synthase — MANVVVVGAQWGDEGKGKIVDWLSERADVIARFQGGHNAGHTLVIGEQVFKLSLLPSGIVRPGKLAVIGNGVVLDPWALFAEIEKLAGQGVAISTDNLMIAENTPLILPLHQDLDRLREEAAGSARIGTTGRGIGPAYEDKVGRRAIRVADLADEETLDQRLDRLLAHHDALRQGLGADPIDRADLRARLLDIAPRLLPYAQPVWKVMADARRSGKRILFEGAQGSLLDIDFGTYPYVTSSTTMSGMAASGTGMGPGAIGYVLGIVKAYTTRVGSGPFPTELEDEVGQRLGERGREFGTVTGRKRRCGWFDAALVRQTCAISGVNGIALTKLDVLDGFKTLRICTGYTVDGRHYDYLPTAAALQARAVPVYEEIEGWSESTEGARSWADLPAAAIKYVRRIEELIQCPVALLSTSPERDDTILVTDPFAD, encoded by the coding sequence ATGGCAAATGTGGTGGTGGTCGGCGCCCAGTGGGGTGACGAGGGCAAGGGCAAGATCGTCGATTGGCTGTCGGAACGCGCCGATGTGATCGCCCGCTTTCAGGGCGGCCACAACGCCGGCCATACGCTGGTCATCGGCGAGCAGGTGTTCAAGCTGTCGCTGCTGCCTTCGGGGATCGTGCGTCCGGGCAAGCTGGCGGTGATCGGCAACGGCGTCGTGCTGGACCCATGGGCGCTTTTCGCCGAAATCGAAAAGCTGGCGGGGCAGGGGGTCGCCATCTCGACCGACAACCTGATGATCGCCGAGAACACGCCCCTGATCCTGCCGCTGCACCAGGATCTGGACCGCCTGCGCGAAGAGGCTGCCGGCAGCGCCAGGATCGGCACCACCGGCCGCGGCATCGGCCCTGCCTATGAGGACAAGGTCGGGCGCCGCGCCATCCGCGTGGCGGACCTGGCCGACGAGGAAACGCTGGACCAGCGGCTCGACCGCCTGCTTGCCCATCACGATGCGCTGCGCCAGGGGCTGGGCGCCGATCCCATCGACCGGGCCGACCTGCGCGCGCGCCTGCTGGATATCGCGCCCAGGCTGCTGCCCTATGCCCAGCCGGTGTGGAAGGTGATGGCCGACGCGCGGCGGTCGGGCAAGCGCATCCTTTTCGAGGGCGCGCAGGGCTCGCTGCTGGACATCGACTTCGGCACCTATCCCTATGTCACCTCCTCCACCACCATGTCGGGGATGGCCGCGTCGGGGACCGGCATGGGGCCGGGCGCGATCGGCTATGTGCTGGGGATCGTCAAGGCCTACACGACCCGCGTCGGCTCCGGCCCTTTCCCGACCGAGCTGGAGGACGAGGTCGGCCAGCGCCTGGGCGAGCGCGGGCGCGAGTTCGGCACCGTGACCGGGCGCAAGCGCCGCTGCGGCTGGTTCGACGCGGCCCTGGTGCGCCAGACCTGCGCCATTTCCGGCGTGAACGGCATTGCCCTGACCAAGCTGGACGTGCTGGACGGGTTCAAGACGCTGCGGATCTGCACCGGCTATACCGTGGACGGCCGGCATTATGACTATCTGCCCACCGCGGCCGCCCTGCAGGCGCGCGCCGTTCCCGTCTATGAGGAAATCGAGGGCTGGTCGGAATCGACCGAGGGCGCGCGCAGCTGGGCCGATCTGCCCGCCGCCGCGATCAAGTATGTCCGCCGCATCGAGGAACTGATCCAGTGCCCCGTGGCGCTGCTGTCCACCAGCCCGGAACGCGACGACACCATCCTTGTCACCGACCCCTTCGCCGACTGA
- the nusB gene encoding transcription antitermination factor NusB — protein sequence MNAPRPDRRALSGAARVYAVQALFQMEAANQSATLVAREFQNWRIGVDYEEGTTPDADEALFTSILNGVVDRQARIDQMTDRALVAKWPIARIDPVLRALFRAAGAELVAGTTPPRVVISEYVGVADAFFPEGRETRFVNAVLDHMAREAHPEAF from the coding sequence ATGAATGCGCCGCGCCCCGACCGCCGCGCGCTGAGCGGCGCCGCCCGCGTCTATGCCGTGCAGGCGCTGTTCCAGATGGAGGCCGCGAACCAGTCCGCCACCCTGGTCGCGCGCGAATTCCAGAACTGGCGCATCGGTGTCGATTACGAGGAAGGCACCACCCCCGATGCCGACGAGGCTTTGTTCACCAGCATCCTGAACGGCGTGGTGGACAGGCAGGCCCGCATCGACCAGATGACGGATCGGGCGCTGGTGGCGAAATGGCCCATCGCGCGGATCGACCCGGTCCTACGGGCGCTGTTCCGCGCCGCGGGGGCCGAGCTGGTCGCCGGCACCACCCCGCCGCGGGTGGTGATCTCGGAATATGTGGGTGTGGCCGACGCCTTCTTTCCCGAGGGGCGAGAGACACGCTTTGTCAACGCGGTGTTGGATCACATGGCACGCGAGGCGCATCCAGAGGCATTCTGA
- a CDS encoding thiamine diphosphokinase yields MKPVLSSDRGITLIGGGTVEPRHLAAALALAPAVVAADSGADIALENGIEPLAVIGDLDSLSAAARGRLGDRLHPVAEQDSTDFEKCLLRLSAPFVIGVGFGGARLDHALAALGVLVRRIGPPTVLICGDDVVLACPPQLATRLAPGTRLSLFPMGPARVESQGLRWPTTGLDLAPAGRIGTSNEVTGPVRLGVNGPVLLILPQDRLNAAIAIARA; encoded by the coding sequence ATGAAGCCTGTGCTGTCGAGCGACCGGGGCATCACCCTGATCGGCGGCGGCACGGTTGAACCGCGGCATCTGGCGGCGGCGCTGGCCCTGGCCCCGGCGGTCGTTGCCGCCGATTCCGGGGCCGACATCGCCCTTGAAAACGGCATCGAGCCGCTGGCGGTGATCGGCGATCTCGACAGCCTGTCCGCCGCAGCGCGCGGGCGGCTGGGCGACCGCCTTCACCCCGTGGCCGAGCAGGACAGCACCGATTTCGAGAAATGCCTGCTGCGGCTGTCGGCGCCTTTCGTGATCGGCGTCGGTTTCGGGGGGGCGCGCCTCGATCATGCCCTGGCGGCGCTTGGCGTTCTTGTGCGGCGCATCGGGCCGCCGACCGTGCTGATCTGCGGCGATGATGTGGTGCTGGCCTGCCCGCCGCAGCTTGCCACCCGGCTTGCGCCCGGCACCCGGCTGTCGCTGTTCCCCATGGGCCCGGCTCGGGTGGAGAGCCAAGGCCTGCGCTGGCCGACCACCGGGCTCGACCTTGCGCCGGCCGGGCGCATCGGCACCTCGAACGAGGTCACCGGGCCGGTGCGTCTGGGCGTTAATGGGCCGGTGCTGCTGATCCTGCCGCAGGACCGGCTGAACGCCGCCATTGCCATTGCCCGCGCATGA
- a CDS encoding MmcB family DNA repair protein: MNDASVPAQPGFRLARGVVRMLAGLGHAPLCEFVPAPGQRVDVISVAPSGEIWIVECKSCRADFVADRKWQGYLDWCDRFFWATDCDFPAQLLPEGDGLMVADAYGAEIIRPAPCARLAAARRARILRDIARTAACRLIRLSDPEAFTGPLPD, from the coding sequence ATGAATGACGCTTCTGTTCCGGCCCAGCCGGGCTTTCGGCTTGCCCGCGGGGTGGTGCGAATGCTGGCGGGTCTGGGCCACGCCCCGCTATGCGAATTCGTGCCCGCGCCAGGGCAGCGTGTCGATGTGATCTCGGTCGCGCCCTCGGGCGAGATCTGGATCGTCGAATGCAAAAGCTGCCGTGCCGATTTCGTCGCAGACCGCAAGTGGCAGGGCTATCTCGACTGGTGCGACCGGTTCTTCTGGGCCACCGATTGCGACTTTCCCGCCCAATTGCTGCCCGAGGGCGACGGGTTGATGGTGGCGGATGCCTATGGGGCCGAAATCATCCGCCCTGCGCCTTGTGCCCGCCTCGCCGCGGCACGGCGTGCCCGCATCCTGCGCGACATTGCCCGCACGGCCGCCTGCCGCCTCATACGGCTGTCGGACCCGGAGGCATTCACCGGACCGTTGCCGGACTGA
- a CDS encoding ABC transporter permease, whose protein sequence is MLTYTLRRIALAIPSLIFISLVIFLLLELSPGDPLGNVPLTVPPEVKAKMREALGLGQAWYIRYVLWLKQFFWIEPMHWVDQWLGTSIVEGQQRIISFQSRVPVFDVIAQRIPQTLIVVGFSYLVGVLIAIPIGIYSAYRQYSWFDQLGTFLSMVGFSMPTFFTGVVLIIIFAVNLQWFPSVYDTTLHVTDWPSFWKQVRQMVMPVTVLSLYNAAQISRFMRASMLDNLRQDYVRTARAKGLAERTVVLKHVLRNSLIPVVTVIALGLPSVFGGAIITEQVFRVNGLGQLLISAIQANDIPMVLTLTFIFAILIVAFTLIADLLYGVLDPRIRYD, encoded by the coding sequence ATGCTGACCTATACATTGCGACGGATCGCTCTGGCGATACCGTCACTTATCTTCATCTCGCTTGTCATCTTCCTGCTGCTGGAGCTTTCTCCGGGCGATCCGCTGGGCAATGTGCCCCTGACGGTGCCGCCCGAGGTCAAGGCCAAGATGCGCGAGGCGCTGGGCCTGGGACAGGCGTGGTATATCCGCTATGTGCTGTGGCTGAAGCAGTTCTTCTGGATCGAGCCGATGCACTGGGTCGATCAATGGCTGGGCACCTCGATCGTCGAGGGGCAGCAGCGGATCATCAGCTTCCAGTCGCGCGTGCCCGTCTTTGACGTGATCGCGCAGCGCATCCCCCAGACGCTGATCGTCGTCGGCTTCAGCTATCTGGTCGGCGTGCTGATCGCCATTCCGATCGGCATCTATTCGGCCTACCGGCAGTATTCCTGGTTCGACCAGCTCGGCACCTTCCTGTCGATGGTGGGCTTTTCCATGCCGACCTTCTTTACGGGCGTCGTGCTGATCATCATCTTCGCCGTAAACCTGCAGTGGTTTCCCTCGGTCTATGACACCACCCTGCATGTCACCGACTGGCCCAGCTTCTGGAAGCAGGTGCGCCAGATGGTCATGCCCGTGACCGTTCTGTCGCTGTATAACGCGGCGCAGATTTCCCGATTCATGCGCGCCTCGATGCTGGACAACCTGCGCCAGGATTACGTGCGCACGGCGCGGGCCAAGGGCCTGGCGGAACGGACCGTGGTGCTCAAGCACGTGCTGCGCAACAGCCTCATCCCGGTGGTGACCGTCATCGCGCTGGGGCTGCCCTCGGTCTTTGGCGGCGCCATCATCACCGAACAGGTGTTCCGGGTGAACGGCCTGGGGCAGCTGCTGATCTCGGCCATCCAGGCCAATGACATCCCCATGGTGCTGACGCTCACCTTCATCTTCGCCATCCTCATCGTTGCCTTCACCCTGATCGCAGACCTTCTGTATGGCGTCCTCGACCCGAGGATCCGGTATGACTGA
- a CDS encoding ABC transporter permease → MTDPLVPDSTPPQGQPAPLTGQTPADRAAMPLADPAGAATDQRSQWRDVWAQFRRHRGAMVALMVFLLILLFVLAGPWLWSLDATFVDIRARNKGPSWAHPLGTDQLGRDTLARLMIGGRTSIAVGMTAMIIAVMLGSLIGILAGFYRRLDAPLSRLIELFLALPLLPLLLLMVTLFREPLAKNFGAGPGTFLLIVVAIGATSWMQAARIVRGDVLGLKEREFILAARSIGTPSGRMMRRHVLPNVLSPIMVAATLGIASAIITESALSFLGLGFPPDFPTWGRLLFDAIPQMQNYPMRVVLPGALISLTVLTVNYIGDGLRDALDPRIRGR, encoded by the coding sequence ATGACTGATCCCCTTGTTCCAGACAGCACCCCGCCGCAGGGGCAGCCCGCGCCCCTGACAGGGCAGACACCCGCGGACCGGGCGGCCATGCCCCTTGCCGATCCGGCAGGCGCGGCGACGGACCAGCGCAGCCAATGGCGCGACGTATGGGCGCAGTTCCGGCGGCACCGCGGCGCGATGGTCGCGCTGATGGTGTTCCTTCTGATCCTGCTGTTCGTGCTGGCCGGACCATGGCTGTGGTCGCTGGACGCGACCTTCGTGGACATCCGCGCGCGCAACAAGGGGCCAAGCTGGGCCCATCCGCTGGGCACCGACCAGCTGGGGCGCGACACATTGGCGCGCCTGATGATCGGCGGGCGGACATCCATCGCCGTCGGCATGACGGCCATGATCATTGCCGTCATGCTGGGCAGCCTCATCGGCATCCTGGCGGGCTTCTACCGCCGGCTTGATGCGCCGTTGTCGCGGCTGATCGAGCTGTTCCTTGCCCTGCCGCTGCTGCCCCTGCTGCTGCTGATGGTGACGCTGTTCCGCGAACCGCTGGCCAAGAACTTCGGCGCGGGGCCGGGCACCTTCCTGCTGATCGTGGTCGCCATCGGCGCCACGAGCTGGATGCAGGCGGCCCGGATCGTGCGCGGCGATGTCCTTGGCCTGAAGGAACGCGAGTTCATCCTGGCGGCCCGGTCGATCGGCACGCCCAGCGGGCGCATGATGCGCCGCCATGTGCTGCCGAACGTGCTGTCGCCGATCATGGTCGCGGCCACGCTGGGCATCGCCAGCGCGATCATCACGGAATCGGCGCTGTCGTTCCTGGGGCTGGGGTTCCCCCCGGATTTTCCGACCTGGGGCCGGCTGCTGTTCGACGCCATCCCGCAGATGCAGAACTATCCCATGCGGGTGGTGCTGCCGGGGGCGCTGATCTCGCTGACGGTGCTGACGGTGAACTATATCGGCGACGGGCTGCGCGACGCGCTCGACCCGCGCATCCGCGGGCGCTAG
- a CDS encoding peptide ABC transporter substrate-binding protein yields MKITTLLMGAAATMALASAAQAERGTDGQVKILYSQAVSTMNGYMSGGTKDIEVGSLVLEPLAGFDEKGNIIPRLVSEIPSIENGGISADRTSITWKIKPDMKWSDGTPFTSEDVKFTADYCMHPEGGCAQLARYEGIKSVEAVDPLTVKVTFDKAQANPFTAFVGSTSPILQKAQFQNCLGTAASTCTEQNTKPIGTGPFRVTDFKVNDVVMLEANPNYRDPAKPAFATAMVKGGGDSESATRAVMETGEFDYAWNTQVNPELQEQMKAGGKGVFEVAFGTLVERIELNQTDPSSDLPEGERGTAKHPHPFFSDPKVRQAMSMALDRQALSDIGYGEAGRPTCDLVPAPEAYAAKNTSCLTQDIEGAKKLLDEAGWTVGADGIREKDGRKLKVLFQSSVNPVRQEFQSIIKQWWSEIGVDTELKQVDGSVFFGADAGSPDTVQKFYADVQMYANNFDGTDPQPYLAQWTCDKAPTPANQWQGENYVRYCDKAYDEGVMQMLSEVDGAKRGELAKKLNNMITVDSNVNLPLIDRGRFSARSNTLGGVVMNVWDTELWNASDWFRVK; encoded by the coding sequence ATGAAGATCACCACCCTGCTGATGGGCGCCGCCGCGACCATGGCGCTGGCGAGCGCCGCCCAGGCCGAACGCGGCACCGACGGCCAGGTCAAGATCCTGTATTCGCAGGCGGTCTCGACCATGAACGGCTATATGTCCGGGGGCACCAAGGACATCGAGGTGGGCAGCCTCGTGCTGGAGCCGCTGGCCGGCTTCGACGAAAAGGGCAACATCATCCCCCGCCTCGTGTCCGAGATCCCCAGCATCGAGAACGGGGGCATCTCGGCCGACCGCACCTCGATCACCTGGAAGATCAAGCCGGACATGAAGTGGTCGGACGGCACGCCCTTCACGTCCGAGGACGTGAAGTTCACCGCCGACTACTGCATGCATCCCGAAGGCGGTTGCGCGCAGCTGGCGCGTTACGAGGGGATCAAGTCGGTCGAGGCGGTCGATCCGCTGACCGTCAAGGTCACCTTCGACAAGGCACAGGCCAATCCCTTCACCGCCTTCGTGGGCTCGACCTCGCCGATCCTGCAAAAGGCGCAGTTCCAGAACTGCCTGGGCACCGCCGCCTCGACCTGCACCGAGCAGAACACCAAGCCGATCGGCACCGGCCCGTTCCGCGTCACCGACTTCAAGGTCAACGACGTCGTGATGCTGGAAGCCAACCCCAACTATCGTGACCCGGCCAAGCCGGCCTTTGCGACCGCCATGGTCAAGGGCGGTGGCGATTCCGAATCGGCCACCCGCGCGGTCATGGAAACGGGCGAGTTCGACTATGCCTGGAACACCCAGGTGAACCCCGAACTGCAGGAACAGATGAAGGCCGGCGGCAAGGGCGTGTTCGAGGTCGCCTTCGGCACGCTGGTCGAGCGGATCGAGCTGAACCAGACCGATCCCTCCTCGGACCTGCCTGAGGGCGAGCGCGGGACCGCAAAGCATCCCCACCCGTTCTTCTCTGATCCCAAGGTGCGCCAGGCGATGTCGATGGCGCTGGATCGCCAGGCCCTGTCCGACATCGGTTATGGCGAGGCTGGCCGGCCGACCTGCGATCTGGTCCCCGCCCCCGAGGCCTATGCCGCCAAGAACACCTCGTGCCTGACCCAGGACATCGAGGGCGCCAAGAAGCTGCTGGACGAGGCCGGCTGGACGGTCGGCGCCGACGGCATCCGCGAAAAGGACGGCAGGAAGCTGAAGGTCCTGTTCCAGTCCTCGGTGAACCCGGTCCGGCAGGAATTCCAGTCGATCATCAAGCAGTGGTGGTCGGAAATCGGCGTCGATACGGAACTGAAGCAGGTGGACGGCTCGGTGTTCTTCGGCGCCGACGCCGGCTCGCCCGATACCGTGCAGAAGTTCTATGCCGACGTGCAGATGTATGCCAACAACTTCGACGGCACCGACCCCCAGCCCTATCTGGCGCAATGGACCTGCGACAAGGCGCCGACCCCGGCCAACCAGTGGCAGGGCGAGAACTATGTCCGCTACTGCGACAAGGCCTATGACGAAGGCGTCATGCAGATGCTGTCCGAGGTGGACGGGGCCAAGCGGGGCGAGCTGGCCAAGAAGCTGAACAACATGATCACCGTCGATTCCAACGTCAATCTGCCGCTGATCGACCGCGGCCGCTTCTCGGCCCGCTCGAACACGCTGGGCGGCGTCGTCATGAACGTGTGGGATACCGAGCTGTGGAACGCCTCGGACTGGTTCCGGGTGAAGTGA
- the aroQ gene encoding type II 3-dehydroquinate dehydratase, producing the protein MTTTIDILNGPNLNLLGRRQPEIYGRETLADVEAACAALAAELGVALRFRQSNHEGQIIDWIHEARESAAGIVINPGAFTHTSVAILDALKAFDGPVIEVHISNVHQRESFRHHSYVSLRADGVIAGCGTQGYLLALRRVAALAA; encoded by the coding sequence ATGACCACCACGATCGACATTCTGAACGGCCCCAACCTCAATCTCCTGGGCAGGCGGCAGCCCGAGATCTATGGGCGCGAGACGCTTGCCGATGTCGAGGCGGCCTGCGCAGCCCTTGCGGCCGAGCTGGGCGTCGCCCTGCGCTTTCGCCAGTCGAACCACGAGGGCCAGATCATCGACTGGATTCACGAGGCGCGGGAAAGCGCCGCGGGCATCGTCATCAATCCGGGCGCCTTCACGCATACCTCGGTGGCGATCCTTGATGCGCTCAAGGCCTTTGACGGCCCGGTGATCGAGGTCCACATCTCGAATGTCCATCAGCGCGAAAGCTTTCGCCATCATTCCTATGTCAGCCTGCGGGCGGATGGGGTGATCGCGGGCTGCGGCACGCAGGGCTATCTGCTGGCGCTGCGCCGGGTGGCCGCGCTGGCGGCATAG